A genomic window from Cytophagia bacterium CHB2 includes:
- a CDS encoding DUF433 domain-containing protein, whose amino-acid sequence MRYQDIITIEPGKRGGKPCIRGMRMTVYDVLEYLASGMTHEEILRDFPYLTQEDILACLSYAADRERQLVAVLP is encoded by the coding sequence ATGAGATACCAAGATATCATCACTATCGAACCAGGCAAACGAGGCGGCAAGCCCTGTATTCGTGGTATGCGAATGACGGTTTACGATGTGCTGGAATATCTAGCTTCTGGCATGACACACGAGGAAATTTTACGGGATTTCCCTTATCTCACCCAAGAAGATATTTTGGCATGCCTTAGTTATGCCGCAGATCGTGAGCGCCAATTGGTTGCCGTATTGCCATGA